One genomic segment of Deltaproteobacteria bacterium includes these proteins:
- a CDS encoding type II/IV secretion system protein: protein MALKKRLGEMLIEADLLDQSGLQDALRHKGEFKLGEYLIRKGVISEEQIIDLIGSQLNIQRYTPKAYPLNLNMAQILPADISSRYKTAPLLLKGNLLTVAMVDPTDIEALDAVEIYTNREVEPLICSNQEYEQIASALYGGRQEMDSVMDSVAKAPDEEMVVTQAQEDVTLSTLQDMAEEAPVIRLVNSILSQAVKEKASDVHISPEKKFVQVRFRIDGKLQEVPAPPKTMFLPIVSRLKILANMDIATSRIPQDGRFTINMERREINVRASTLPTIYGENVVLRLLDMSAGGRTLDDLGMDETGLAKIESVIFKPYGMILATGPTGSGKSTTLYAMLHRLNQPDINIITLEDPVEYRVEKVRQVQLNTKAGMTFASGLRSVLRQDPDVVMVGEIRDHETANISVQAALTGHRLLSTVHTNDAAGAITRFIDMGIEPFLISSVLLVSIAQRLVRRNCPHCLEEYIPEPAAISFWGLDKIPNPVFKKGKGCFHCNQTGYKGRVAIYEILVNDDLVQEMTLRRSSAQEITAAAHNAGRLRTLKEDAAIKVLKGLTTLEEATTAVMT, encoded by the coding sequence GAATTCAAGCTCGGCGAATACCTGATCCGCAAGGGCGTCATCAGCGAAGAACAGATCATCGACCTGATCGGGAGCCAGCTCAACATCCAACGCTATACGCCCAAGGCCTACCCCCTGAACCTGAACATGGCCCAGATCCTTCCGGCCGACATCTCCTCCCGCTACAAGACCGCACCACTCCTTCTCAAGGGCAATCTCCTGACCGTGGCCATGGTCGATCCCACGGACATAGAGGCCCTGGACGCCGTGGAAATCTATACTAACCGCGAGGTCGAGCCCCTGATCTGCTCCAACCAGGAATACGAGCAGATCGCATCAGCGCTCTACGGTGGTCGACAGGAAATGGACTCGGTCATGGACAGCGTGGCCAAGGCTCCTGACGAGGAGATGGTCGTCACCCAGGCCCAGGAGGACGTGACACTGTCGACCCTCCAGGACATGGCCGAGGAGGCCCCGGTCATCCGATTGGTCAACTCCATTCTCTCCCAAGCCGTCAAGGAAAAGGCCTCGGACGTCCATATCAGCCCGGAGAAAAAATTCGTCCAGGTCCGTTTCCGCATCGACGGCAAACTCCAGGAGGTTCCGGCTCCGCCCAAGACCATGTTCCTGCCCATCGTCTCCCGGCTGAAGATCTTGGCCAACATGGACATCGCCACCAGCCGCATTCCCCAGGACGGCCGGTTCACCATCAACATGGAACGTCGGGAGATCAACGTCCGAGCCTCGACTCTCCCGACCATCTACGGCGAAAACGTCGTCCTGCGCCTCCTGGACATGAGTGCAGGGGGGCGGACCCTGGACGACCTGGGCATGGACGAGACCGGCTTGGCCAAGATCGAATCGGTCATCTTCAAACCCTACGGCATGATCCTGGCCACCGGGCCCACGGGCTCGGGCAAGAGCACGACCCTGTACGCCATGCTCCATCGCCTGAATCAACCCGACATCAACATCATCACTCTGGAAGACCCGGTCGAGTACCGAGTGGAAAAAGTCCGCCAGGTTCAGCTGAATACCAAGGCCGGCATGACCTTCGCCAGCGGACTGCGCTCCGTGCTGCGTCAGGACCCCGACGTAGTCATGGTCGGTGAAATCCGGGACCACGAGACAGCCAACATCTCCGTTCAGGCCGCCCTGACCGGCCACCGTCTTCTGAGCACCGTCCACACCAATGACGCCGCCGGAGCCATCACCCGCTTCATCGACATGGGCATCGAGCCCTTTCTCATTTCATCAGTCCTTCTGGTCTCCATCGCCCAGCGCCTAGTCCGCCGCAACTGCCCGCATTGCCTTGAAGAATACATTCCCGAACCGGCCGCCATCTCGTTCTGGGGCCTGGACAAAATCCCGAACCCTGTGTTCAAGAAGGGCAAAGGTTGTTTCCACTGCAATCAGACCGGCTACAAGGGCCGTGTGGCCATCTACGAAATCCTGGTCAACGACGATCTGGTCCAGGAGATGACCCTGCGCCGAAGCTCGGCCCAGGAAATCACTGCCGCAGCCCACAATGCCGGAAGGCTGCGGACCCTCAAGGAGGACGCAGCCATCAAAGTCCTCAAGGGGCTGACAACCTTGGAGGAAGCCACCACCGCCGTCATGACCTGA
- a CDS encoding type II secretion system F family protein, protein MKFAFTALDDSGTTVNEVIEADSREDAISKILARGLIPQKVEQEDRAAASGRSVLDMLAKVKPQELILFTKQFRTMFKAGISVMDLLRTLEDQTENPKLKRTVATMTEDIKNGSSLYSAFSKHPGIFSPLYCSMVRAGEASGALPEVLNRLTYLLDHEFSVRNDIKSALQYPIIVVIALGIAFFVLLTFVIPKFVTIFESAGLDLPLPTVMAIGLYRILADYWYLVIGGLIALIVGLRLYLKTPNGRYVRDLIFLKMPILGPVFQKAAMSRFASIFAILQASGIAVLDTLDILSGTIGNAAISWEFDKIKERLKQGRGISEPLRKARFFTPMVVNMVAIGEESGNLDEMLNEISVHYDEEVAYAVSKMSTNLGPILIVGLAAVVGFFALAIFLPMWDLTQMASR, encoded by the coding sequence ATGAAATTCGCCTTTACCGCCCTGGACGACTCAGGAACGACAGTCAACGAGGTCATCGAGGCTGACAGCCGCGAAGATGCCATCTCCAAGATTCTGGCCCGGGGGCTCATCCCCCAGAAGGTCGAACAGGAGGACCGGGCCGCCGCTTCAGGCCGAAGCGTCCTGGATATGTTGGCCAAGGTCAAACCCCAGGAGCTCATCCTCTTCACCAAACAATTCCGGACCATGTTCAAGGCCGGCATCTCGGTCATGGACCTCCTCCGGACCCTGGAGGACCAGACCGAGAATCCCAAGCTCAAACGGACCGTGGCCACCATGACCGAGGACATCAAAAACGGCTCATCCCTATACTCGGCCTTTTCCAAACATCCGGGGATCTTCTCGCCCCTGTACTGCAGCATGGTCAGGGCCGGGGAGGCCAGCGGTGCCCTGCCCGAGGTCCTCAACCGCCTGACCTATCTCCTGGACCATGAGTTCTCGGTCCGCAACGACATCAAGTCCGCCCTCCAGTACCCGATCATCGTCGTCATTGCCCTGGGCATCGCCTTCTTCGTTCTCCTGACCTTCGTCATCCCCAAATTCGTAACAATCTTTGAGAGCGCCGGGCTGGACCTCCCCCTGCCGACGGTCATGGCCATCGGCCTCTACCGCATCCTGGCAGACTATTGGTACCTGGTCATCGGAGGGCTGATCGCTTTGATCGTCGGCCTGCGTCTCTATCTCAAGACCCCCAACGGCCGCTACGTCCGGGACCTGATCTTTCTCAAGATGCCGATTCTCGGCCCGGTCTTTCAGAAGGCGGCCATGTCACGGTTCGCCAGCATCTTCGCCATTCTCCAGGCCAGCGGAATCGCTGTCCTGGATACCCTGGACATCTTGTCCGGGACCATCGGTAACGCCGCCATCTCCTGGGAATTCGACAAGATTAAGGAAAGACTTAAGCAAGGCCGCGGAATTTCCGAGCCTCTGCGCAAGGCCAGGTTCTTCACCCCCATGGTCGTGAACATGGTCGCCATCGGCGAGGAATCAGGCAATCTGGACGAAATGCTCAACGAAATTTCGGTCCACTACGATGAGGAAGTGGCCTACGCCGTATCCAAGATGTCCACCAATCTGGGGCCCATCCTCATCGTCGGCCTAGCCGCCGTTGTCGGCTTTTTTGCTCTGGCTATTTTCCTGCCCATGTGGGATCTGACCCAAATGGCTTCCAGATAG